Genomic DNA from Cupriavidus pauculus:
CTCGACGGGGTTCTTGAGGAAGAGGCCAGGTTCGAAGAAGCGCTGCACGTCCATGCCCGCACCGGCGAGCCTCGCGACGTGCGCCTGCATGTCGGGGCTGTGCGCGAGGCCATCGAACAATGCATTCACCGAAAAGCCGAACGGCGACCACGACAGCACCACGAGCACGAAGCATGTCGTGATCAGCAGCACGGCCTTGATGATCTGCACCCATGTGGTGGCCCGCATGCCGCCGAACACCACGTAGACCATCATCAGCGAACCGGTGGCAATGACGGAGACCTCGTAGTCGATGCCGATGAGCGCGCGCACAAGCACCGCGCCGCCGACGATCTGCGGAATCAGGTAGAAGATGGACACGATCACGCTGGACAGCGCGGCCACCAGCTTCGAGGCGCGAAAGCCGTTGCGGGAGGCCAGCACGTCGCCGAAGGTGTAGCGGCCGAGGTTTCGGCACGGCTCCGCGACGAGCAGCAGGATCGGTATGAACGCGATAAAGAAGCCGGTGAGGTAGAGAATGCCGTCGAACCCGTAGATGGCGATCAGGCCGGACACGCCGAGGAATGCGGCCGCGGACAGATAGTCGCCGGCGATCGCGAATCCGTTCTTCATTCCGCTGATGCCGCCGCCGGCCGTGTAGAACTCCGCCGCGGACTGGCCGCGCCGCGCGGAAATGTAGGTGACCAGCAATGTCAGAGAGATCATCGCCGCGAAGACGGCAAAGGCGAGCCAGCGATACTGCGGGGCGACCACGCCCGCGCCCGCGGCTTGGGCGGCGGGCGCGAAAATGGCCAGTGCGGCGGCGCACAGCGCCAGCGGACGCGACATCGCGCGTGGATGTTTCAGGGGGGATTTCACGTTCGTCGCCTCAGAGGGGAAGGGAATGCATGACGTCGTCGGTGGCCCGCATGCGCACGACATAGATCCACGCGACGATGCCGCCGAACAGATACTGCGAGACCGCGAGCAGCATGCCCACGTTGACGCGGCCGATGACGCGGATGGCGCACAGCGGCTGGAAGTACGCGGCCATGATCAGGAGGCCGAAGTAGTAGAGCGCGAACGCGCAGAACAGCGTGGTCAGCATGCGCCGGTGGCGCGCCGCCTCGGCTTCGAATGCGTATAACGCGGCGATACCGGTGTCGTCTGTGGGTTTCAAGGTGTTCCCCTTGCAGTGGAAAAGATGGCTCGACGGTTTGTACACGTTATTTTGTCCTAGTACAATAAACCGGTATGGAGGAAACGCAAGCCTAGGGATTTCCCTATGTCCCGTCCTGGCGCGGCGAAAGTGCACAACGACAGTGCAGTTTTGTCCCAGACGCTATAATTTTTCGTATGATTTTTTTGGATGTCCCTGACGGGACAAACCACTCACGATGAAAGCGGCAGAGATTTTCAGCAGCCTGGAAGACCGGATCGTTCGCGGCGAGCTGCGCGCGGGCGATGCCTTGCCGACCGTGCGCGAGGCTGCCGAGCTGTGGCAGGTCAACAAGAACACCGTGGCCGCGGCATACCGCATGCTCCAGAACGCGGGGCTGATCTTCAGTTCCGGGCGCAACGGCTCGGTGGTCGGCGGCCCGGTGGCGCCGCACGCGGCAACGGGGTGGACGCCGTCGTACGACGGGGTGATCGCGGCCAATGGCGGCAACCCGGATCGCACATTGCTGCCCAGCGCGCTGATGGTGCGCGCGCAGTTGCAGAAGGTCTCGACCGATCCGCTGCTCTATGGCGAGGCGGACGAGGCGGTGCCGTTGATGGAATGGGCGCGCGAATCGTTCGGCGGCGATGGCGTGCCCGCGGACTCGCTGTTCGTCGGTAGCGGGACGATGGCCGTGCTGGACACGGTACTTCGGAACTGCCTGTCACCCGGCGATGCGGTGGCGCTCGAAGATCCCGCCTATGCCACGACCATCGGGCTGGTGCGGTCCATCGGCCTCAAGCCGGTGCCGATGGCCATGGATGCGCAGGGCGTGCGGCCCGAAGCGTTGCAGGCCGCGATCCAGGCCGGCTGCAAGGCCGTGGTCCTGAGCACGCGCGCGCAGAATCCGACCGGCATCTGTACCTCCGCCGAGCGCGCGAAGCAATTGGCGCCCATCGTCGCGAAGGCCAGGCAGACCCTGTTCCTCGACGACGACCACTCGAGCCTGCTCGAACTCGCGCCCTACCGTAACTTCGTCTCGGCGAACGCCGAGCATTGGCTCGTGACGCGTTCGGTCTCCAAGTTTCTGGGGCCCGACATGCGTGTGGCCGTCGCGGCCGGCGATGCGCTGACGGTCGCGCGCATCGCGCGCGCGCAGGCTTATGCGATGGGATGGGTCAGTTCGCTGCTGCAGCGGCTCGTGGGCGGCCTCCTGCAGCAACCGGCGGTGCTATCGCTCGTGCGCGAGGCGGGCCCCGTGTATCGCGAGCGGTATGCGTATATGCAGAAGGCGCTGCGCGGCATCGGCATCGAAACGGTCGGCACCGCGGGCTTCAATATCTGGGTGCCTTGCGAGAACGAAGCGCTTGTCGCGCAAAGCCTCATCAGCAGCGGCTGGCGCATTCGCACCGGCGCCGACTTCACGCTCGAGGCCGCGCCCGGCTTCCGCGTGACGACGGCCGCGCTGGACAAGGATGCCGCCGATGCATTCGTCGCGGCGCTCGCCCAGGCAATGACCGTGCGGCCGCCGCAACTGGCATGACGACGTCTCAAAGGATCTCGTCGCGCAGGTAGTACCACCGGTACAGCATGGCCTGACCGAGCCGCCGGAATGGCGTGGCCCAGTGCAGGGGCA
This window encodes:
- a CDS encoding DUF485 domain-containing protein, which produces MKPTDDTGIAALYAFEAEAARHRRMLTTLFCAFALYYFGLLIMAAYFQPLCAIRVIGRVNVGMLLAVSQYLFGGIVAWIYVVRMRATDDVMHSLPL
- a CDS encoding aminotransferase class I/II-fold pyridoxal phosphate-dependent enzyme encodes the protein MKAAEIFSSLEDRIVRGELRAGDALPTVREAAELWQVNKNTVAAAYRMLQNAGLIFSSGRNGSVVGGPVAPHAATGWTPSYDGVIAANGGNPDRTLLPSALMVRAQLQKVSTDPLLYGEADEAVPLMEWARESFGGDGVPADSLFVGSGTMAVLDTVLRNCLSPGDAVALEDPAYATTIGLVRSIGLKPVPMAMDAQGVRPEALQAAIQAGCKAVVLSTRAQNPTGICTSAERAKQLAPIVAKARQTLFLDDDHSSLLELAPYRNFVSANAEHWLVTRSVSKFLGPDMRVAVAAGDALTVARIARAQAYAMGWVSSLLQRLVGGLLQQPAVLSLVREAGPVYRERYAYMQKALRGIGIETVGTAGFNIWVPCENEALVAQSLISSGWRIRTGADFTLEAAPGFRVTTAALDKDAADAFVAALAQAMTVRPPQLA